The proteins below come from a single Arthrobacter crystallopoietes genomic window:
- a CDS encoding LacI family DNA-binding transcriptional regulator: MPGVTIRDVAARAGVSPATASRVLSGHPATSVLSRERVEQAVAELGFRPNAQARSLRSTRTSTIGLLISDVRNPFFADLAHAAEQQALELGLITLLANANESVEQQNRYLDVLLAQRVDGLILVPQGGDNANVEMLASSGLPAVFVDRVIDDIDLPSVTADNSSGMGEAVQHLAELGHRRIGYISGPRSASTGRERFAAFQAATLACGLEQDPELVVFGDFKAGSGAAGARQLLDLANAPTALIAADGLMTMGAVRVCQELGIRIGEDLSLVGYDDIDAFAIMRPALTLIAQDADEMGRTAVRLLHQVIAGEKPEPVVLPTRLMVRESTGPATTGENR, translated from the coding sequence GTGCCGGGTGTGACGATCCGCGATGTCGCGGCCCGTGCGGGTGTTTCCCCGGCCACGGCTTCCCGCGTACTGTCCGGCCATCCGGCAACTTCCGTACTATCGCGGGAACGCGTGGAGCAGGCTGTCGCCGAGCTCGGTTTTCGCCCGAACGCGCAGGCACGCTCGCTGCGCTCCACCCGCACCAGCACCATTGGACTGCTGATTTCCGACGTCCGGAACCCCTTCTTCGCCGACCTCGCCCATGCCGCTGAGCAGCAGGCGCTTGAACTTGGACTGATCACCCTGCTGGCCAACGCCAATGAAAGCGTCGAGCAGCAGAACCGCTACCTGGACGTACTGTTGGCGCAGCGGGTCGACGGGTTGATCCTGGTGCCGCAGGGCGGGGACAACGCCAATGTCGAGATGCTGGCTTCGAGCGGACTGCCGGCGGTATTCGTGGACCGGGTGATCGACGATATCGATCTGCCCAGCGTGACCGCGGATAATTCCAGCGGCATGGGCGAGGCGGTGCAGCATCTGGCGGAGCTGGGCCACCGCAGGATCGGTTACATATCCGGGCCGCGGTCCGCTTCCACCGGCAGGGAACGCTTCGCCGCGTTCCAGGCTGCGACCTTGGCGTGCGGACTGGAGCAGGATCCGGAACTGGTGGTGTTCGGTGACTTCAAGGCGGGCAGCGGGGCCGCGGGTGCCCGGCAGCTCCTCGACCTCGCCAACGCGCCCACCGCCTTGATCGCCGCGGACGGCCTGATGACCATGGGGGCCGTCAGGGTCTGTCAGGAACTGGGCATCCGCATCGGCGAGGACTTGTCCCTGGTCGGCTACGACGACATCGACGCCTTCGCCATCATGCGTCCGGCGCTGACCCTGATCGCGCAGGATGCCGACGAGATGGGCCGCACGGCCGTCCGGTTGCTGCATCAAGTGATTGCCGGAGAGAAACCGGAGCCGGTTGTCCTACCCACCCGCCTGATGGTGCGCGAATCAACCGGACCTGCAACGACTGGAGAGAACCGATGA